taataccgtcgctaatttgaattagcgacggtttagaatAATCGTCGCCAAATGTAGCGACGGGTATAACCGTCGTGAATTtaaaatagcgacgggttttagtaccgtcgctaaatgccaattttttaaaaagttttaGTACAATTACAACggttttttgacaaaaaaaaatttaaaaacgaCAATATTTTACAAAACCGTTGCCATAGTTCTACAAAAACCAcatgaaagacaacggtttacacAAACCGTTGTTTTTGACCCTTGACAGAAACACATAtaaacggtttttaaaaaccgttatcgtagacaaaaaaaaatgcttttagacaacggtttttaaaaactgttgttgtggcaaaaaaaaaactctcatagacaacagttttaaaaaaccgttgtcgtagcccaaaaaaatgcttttagacaacggttttgaaaactgttgttgtagcaaaaaaaaaaaactctcatagacaacagttttaaaaaaccgttgtcgtagcccaaaaaaattattttaaactacggtttttaaaaactgctgttgtagcaaaaaaaactctcatagacaacagttttaaaaaaacattGTCGTTGCCCATAAAAacacgctcatagacaacggtttttaaaaaccgttgtcgtagcaaaaaaaaaaaaatctcatagacaacagtttttaaaaaccgttgtcgtagacacatcAAAGATAACGGtttgtaaaaaccgttgtcgtagactcatcaaagacaacggtttttaaaaaaccgtagTCTTTAAGCGCGTTTTTATAGGATACGACAatggtttttgttaaaaccgttgtttaATGAAAAAACACAacagttttaataaaaattgttgtctttgatgtgttgTTGAATCTATTTTTTCTCTTAGTGAATGAAttcaattatttataatttaagaaGTAATActaataaaattagttcaaaaaGAGAAGAAACAACTCTTTTTATAACTAAtattaataaagtaatattatgattcttaaaacaattaattggagTCAAGTTACTCTGTCAGAAATCTGGAAAATGGAGAATATTGCTCCATCTCTTAAAGAAGAATCTATAAAACTAGAAAgtatagttcaatatgttgacGATTCTCATCCCAAAGACATTTACGAATTAAACTTCCTGAAGAAAGTAGAAATTCTATTCTTCTATATcataattttgagaaaaattagTATATCAGGTCTTCAAAAGACTAATGATAATATATCTCAACCTGAATACAAGGTTGATCTTCCTGAATCCAGTACTTCTCGATttctgttgcgactttgattgttgcactcccaagagcaggttgtccacaagtaatataattcggggagtccgaatatcgtatccacagggaagcaaaggtaattacaagtccactataatgtctttttgtttttgtttttgtttttgtttttgtttctttttaattttaattgaatctttacagggtaaattttaattgttcaaattttaatttaagtagttgagattaaaggatccactcttggcattttaataaaattaacattaatgaacaatattgaaatccacttaataaaatggttccaatatattaaataatcatatttatattatgttatatattattatcttataagtatataatatataccaaaacttataaatgtggtcaagtatttattgtgctatatatatatttgtaaacactaaatcaaggttcccactttaaatggttggtaaaaccaaactaacatttaaatggtaccaagaaaatattattatgatatatttatatataataactcaaggcatccactttaaatggttggtaataccaaactaacatttaaatggttccaagaatttagtataacatatagcaacaataaatcaaaactcccacttataagtagggtataaaaatacttaaagaaataaatataacataaacaataaataatgattaaataatataaaacatagattcttaccttataataaccttattatcatgccaagagtttcaccttatcatctcaactttaggaagttagctattcattattcaaagtgtaaaactttgaatatgaaattaacatgctaattatatttaaatgaagaaataaaagaaaaatatagagagaaatattatgaactcaaagatttgttcatagaatgagggatatctccaTACATTACAATACACCCCtattatagccaaatttggggagacaaccacaaataaaatattatttttttacacaaaagtcttcattggtgttccaagaaattaatattatattacacatcacttttgaaggtcttcttcttcgaatttgcttcttcacataaaatgaaacatgtggataattgagttgtctagttgtggtatttttttcagaatatttgaccaagtaatttgagagatatggtcaaaatactagagcatggtaaaactgccactcctttggtaactttaattgttgcttaatttgatcacAATTGTgaaaggatttttatctcatgcttgccatcaatattgtagatattaacatcaactttctacaggtccaagaatcatcttaatcccatttgcaatgccaagtttattcttcttttatcgaacctgtaaaaatagtaaaaacttataattacacaacaacttatattttatacaatttattataaaacatataatatttaaacatttaataaaacaaaaactatatatttatattataaaacatttaattaatgtacaatttttatgtttatcacacctcccaaccagcttattgctagtccctagcaatttaagcgttaatagcaatacaaaacatattgattaatttaaatagaaatgtaatcaaaactatctaagtgtttaaattaaatttgaaaactgtcaaagttatatcaagatcatcataattataatatgaaataatttgagatgattaattcaaagcttatttcaggtagttaagtgtacacggccttcagaaattcctagtaagagtctcaactccatatcctcacaggttaataaatgtttctatttatggctaacgatttctctcatggagttggaatacaggtgaatgctcaggaaaatggtttacagaatgcagacagacaaacgagccaaactaatcaaaagatagaaaatccattgatttaaaatccagttgttcttattatatttttttttcctgattttttttttttttttacatcatggaatcagactaagtttatgctttttgaccacatatttatttaatttgtacaatgtatttctctctttcttttttttctttttttttattcttatgagagaaaaatgggtcgcagcatataacttaaaaattacatagatcttcaacatctttctttttgtatttttctctttttttttcttttttttttttcaggaaatatcattttttttttcaaaataagaactcaagatctaaacaatagatagtctctctcatgatcaataaaggctcgaaagctgttttctcagtcctctccactcactcacaaaatatgtgtgagtttaaaattttaggcactcttataaggtatatcttgggccatatactttaatacctgattttatcacaatggttaatcactcaaaaagatttcataaatcatatttttatattgatcagaatattaaaattgacattttttttttcaaataaaaatttaaacattcttaaatagattaatgcatattctaatttaaatctttcaaacatgtaatgtataacatttttgcaaaaattactaagatacaaacaataaacatgattttattttaaaataatatatatattttttaattttttaatttttttttaaatgttttttatataagtttgttctcccccccaatcagaatatgacattgtccctaatgtcaaaataactagtAATAAAGAGtgcataatgaaagagatatcacctggaattttattgaagataacaaactgaaacaaatgcaaaccaatccacgacttttgaatcaatgatccaacttccttttcttactgcttgattgcgaccaattaatctttgttatcatcggatcaggcttatgaacaaaagcttccaaatcatcaattaattgatcggcagtcgaagcacagatgagcatccgtcgtgaattttctgaaatgaaattctgttccacagctttatcaagaaatgtcaacaaactgtcataataattattgatattcaacaagcccacaggtttattatggatattaagttgtccccaagaaacagtgtgaaaaatttcttctaatgtaccaaaaccacctggtagtgcgataaaagcatcagaattttcaatcatttgagtgattctttcatacatagaagaaacttttaattcctccccaatcgtaacacctgtaatatttccttcagctaaagctataggaataatacccaaaacctgactacctccaagatgagcagatgttgaaacagatcccattaacccaatattacctcccccatataccaagtgaatttttctctcagccaatatctttccaagattattcgctgcttctacaaacacttcattttttccaggactcgacccacaaaatacacaaatatttttcaatgtttgtgcagaggatccagccatgtttttactttctttttttttttctgcgaaaatagagagaaagatgagagattttataggggtaatatgttatcatgaaaaaactatgggtcacagctgtaaacagaataaatagtaaaaacaataatgacacacatgcatataaacagtagtgtgattgtggctcacaattttcctctggttttacgtccagaaacggcttcaacgccttctatgagtcgaggatatgcttcccatccaattttcttataaattggcaaacagggtcttttttagtcagattcccaagactatgacgctcatcttgaaattgtttccataaacggagaagttcaatatgcacatgtccactagaatgcgtctcaagagtcaataagatgttatccaaagactccttactcagcccattcttaatgaaaccaattttatcttctctgttatcggaaacacatcccaaagatctgcatcgtttgtcacaagtccatcttgcacacttatgacaaacccctaaactttttgcccttcgttttttcgcataagtgctttttcctaatccaggcaaataccgaatgagcaatggttgtggaacttctcctcctaatcggaccttagcttcaattacaagacgaatatcttctggaattcctttttgcattagcaatctcaatctttcacaccttcctgcataaatttttcttagaacactttcagaaacagagggaaaatatttacaaatttttgagataatttcatccattttgaaaagaaaagaaatgattttttttttaatttttgtatcagcaattgtgggaaactgatttaacggactatgagagtcacggagtaccgttatccgccatttaaccgggaaaataaaaagattaaggaaacctgaaataaaaacaaacaaaattaaatgcaacataaaaatttaaggatcagaaagggaaataaactcttcttgaaagatttcattttccaaaaatggtttaagcctttgtccattcactttgaaaacgtcaccatttttaggattttcaatatctacagctccataaggatacacatgctttacaacatatgggcctgtccatcttgatcgtaattttcctgggaatatgtgaagtcgagaattataaagcaaaacttttttaccaatctcaaaagattttctaagaattgttttatcatgaaatgatttgatttttgctttataaatcctcgAATTCTCATAagcgtcatttctgagttcatcaagttcattaagttgcaatttacgcaatttgttggcatcgtccatgcttgaatttaaagttttgatcgcccaataagctttatgttccaattccacaggcaaatgacaatgttttccataaaccaacctatagggagacatattcaatgatgttttaaaagctgttcgatatgcccacagtgcatcattaagtcgcagagaccaatcttttctatttgagttaacagttttttccaaaatttgctttatctccctattagctaattcaacttgtccatttgtttgaggatgataaggagttgttactttgtgagtaataccatattttttcattaatgaagcaaatggtttattaacaaagtgagttcccccatcacttatcatagctcgaggaattccgaatctactaaaaatattttctttcaaaaatttgatgacgattttatgatcatttgttcgacatggaattgcctctatccatttggaaacataatcaactgcaactaaaatatacaagtatccaaacgacggtggaaaaggtcccataaaatcaattccccaacagtcaaagatttcaatttcaatgataggatttaaaggcatcatgtttctttttgaaattgaacccaatttttgacaattttcacagatcttgcagatttcgtgggtgtctttaaacaaagtgggccaataaaatccacactgcaaaatttttgcagccgttttctttgaagaaaaatgtcctccgcatgcttctgaatgacaaaatttaatgacactacttacctcattgtcgggtatgcaacgtcgaaaaatttgatctggacagtacttgaacagatacggatcatcccaataaaagttttttacctcattcaaaaattttctcttatcttgggaactccattgaggtggcatttttcctgtcacaagaaaatttactatattagcaaaccaaggtgtagtagtaactgaaaatagatgttcatcaggaaaattatcattaattggtgtcatttcacaagatgatcctgttactagtctcgataaatgatcggctacgacattctcggttccttttttatctttgatcacaatgtcaaattcttggagcaacaaaatccatagtatcagtcgtggctttgcatcctgtttcgtcaacaaatatctaatagcagaatgatcagtaaacacaaaagtcgttgatccaatcaaataagaacgaaatttatctaatgcaaatattacagcaagtagttctttttcagttgtggagtaattcatttgagcattgtttaaagttctacttgcataatatatcacataaggcttaccgtttcttctttgacccagtactgcaccgactgcataatcactcgcatcgcacatgatttcaaatggtaaagaccagtcaggaggttgcatgataggagctgatgttaaatgtcgaatgattttatcaaaagcattttgacattcttgagtccactcaaatgcagtgtcttttgttaagaggttacaaatgggtttagagattaaactaaagtcctttataaacctcctataaaatccagcatgtcccaaaaatgatcgaatttctttaatggtttttggatcaaattttagaaagagtagctggtcatccctactactgttttcttgacggatattcaggctaaTTATTCCCATaaagtgattaagaattgaattaagttcgggtccccacaacaggtggtatcagagcgatagatcctttagattgagatagaagctagtaagcggggtagattgaattttctttccttgcttgtgattgctagcatgacttactgctttgacatacatgttacttgatttatctgatttgattggtaatatgtattattgagaatgactCAGCACCGactctcgatcagcagtaagaggATCGGAGGAGGgaactgaattgaaacaggtttaTTGGATTGGGGTACTAAtccatttgattatcagatatgcctccgagaagagtacctgAACAGGGTAGTATTTCAAatcctcaaatggatgttaCAGCCACTCCTAtggaaaaattattgaaaagatttcagtcattcaaaccaccaaCCCTGAAAGGAAGCGAGACTTCGGTTGACTGTGAGACTTGGTTGAATGACATAGAAATGTTGTTTAATtcgttggagtatacagatgaacgACGAGTTCGGTTgataggacaccagttgcaGGACATTGTAAAGAGCTGGTGGGTTACGAtaaagagggccttggagcatcgaggtacgactattacttggGATATATTTAAAACttagttttatcagagatttttcccagtgtcgtacaggaaagacaagggggcggagtttgccaatttgagatagggtcagctgaacattgaagaatatgtgaccaagttctctaccttgttgaagtttgctccacatgtggctgaaaatgacgaagccgttgctgatcagttcatcaatggcttgaatcccgatatttttacattggtgaacacagggcgaccgaataactttgctgatgccataaatagagcaaagggcgctgaagcgagcctgataaggcagagaggagcttcaGATGTTCCTCCCGCACCGAGACCACTGCAACCACCTCCCTGATTCGAGAGTGACAATAGCAATGGtagaaagaaagattttctgaaggctagaggaaagcagtttaagaagtctggtggcagttcttctagatccagtggttctcagcagagttatatcggcgtttactgcggaaattgtggagggagacattccactgagcaatgccaaggagtacttggtagttgccacttctgcaaacaacagagacattttgctagagtataTCCACAGAGGGTGTtagaaactaaattctggagtttaacaaaacataaatcaatcgattaaatcaactaatacgcgaaagcaaatttggcagctggacttatcaactgaaatcagctgacacaaaactgatcagttgagaattgatcagttaaaacattcagccgaaaatattaaagcttctcaactgaagatacctcgggaaagatcattcaacagacagaaagacatatcagacagctaCTGAATATGGGAAgtcgcacctcgatcactacagcatagaacaatgtgtttcggctattgcatttaagacgccgtatcacaatcaatgaagagaacattgcccaaaggaatattgaagaagcaatcaacggatacataaattcaaagttaccgttgaaagacaagtttataaatatgactaaagagcagttgaacaagacgacgatctatcaatctcaaacttgctattactctgtcaaaatctcagctcactcttattagacttattcgtagcaatcaaggctacaagttgagcaaaccagcactctgtaatattgataattcaataagtgctaaagttcagttacttacagagatcattgtattatactaagagtttcagtttaggcaatagataagtcctaactaaAGTGggtctgtaaaagtgttgtactcgatcaaagtcttttagtgaatatcctatccttgagatagaaagggtgacgtaggagttattcaaatctccgaacatccagaaacatattgtgttgtctttactgcaGCCTTTCATTTTCaattagatattctatctttcaatcagtttattttccgcaactgcttattcagtttaactgattgttattgaccgacgggatatttagttcagtttgtaataaaactgaactacctttttcaaaGAACATTTATATtaatagaagtgtttattcaaccccccttctaaacactccttagtcaataaccgatcctatcagaggggttcccaaagatgtaagaatatgatttattattattaattattagtattagtatTACATTTATTAGGTATTATGAagtgcaaaacattgaaaaacatgaagtgcaaaacattgaaaaacatgagtgcaaaacattgacaaaacatgagtgcaaaacattgaaaatcaaATGTGCCAAAATtgactaaaataaataaaatatattaaagtaTGCATCAAATTGTGGAAATTATTTTCAAATcttgcctataaatagatgTATTGAGTTTGAGAGAAATCACACCAAAACCTCTCCATCTAGAGCAAGCTTGAAGTTTGAAACCATCAACCTTTCTTGAAGTGAAATTTAGGAGCAATAATTATGTTATACTTCTGAAAATTCGTTCCATCACTCCCGACACCAGAATCCGATCTTCACCGTTCATAATACATTTTCAGATGTTCTAAAcatcatatccaaatttcagccTCATGCAACGGTTCAAGTTCTGGGAAACGTATCTTCAAGAATATTGCTCGGAATTCTAGCGAATTTAGCAATATTACGGATTTTGGAACGTTAACTTCCAGCTTGTTTCTTCCATAATTTAGGAGCACCTTTCTGTAAATGggcttatgttttaaaatatttaaatatgttttcgaaaattcgatcgacatgatatattccttcgatttgatatatgaatatTTTGTTTCGATAAATTGTTAAGCATGTTTAAATCAATTTCAAGTGCATGTTCTTTTCGTTTCAAAATTATGTTTTCTTCGTTTCATGTTATATTCTAATATATGTTCTTAAACACCAatttggtgtattctaagaattatgtttaaaagcactgttatgattcaagttagaaatggtaaaaaggaaaattttcctaaaacatgataagatatgacaagtttatggccctgatgcggtgggtaataataaccgatatatggcctcaccccttagaggaattacatataggggactgatcagtaacaccatggataataagatgaaataacagtgcaatacgaataatatatgatatgtctatatgcatatgataaGTTATGTTTGTTCATTGTTAATATCATGTCTTGATTTTGTTATGAATTATTATTGTGACATAAAATTCATTTAACacttacataaatatatataagttatgTCGTATCTATCATTTTGTCTATTTATTGTTCCGACGTTTGTTGAGACACGGAAAATTTCGAATTGTTAAgatctatatatgtatatccttgtgttattgtgatcgatcggcccccacttgctgagtatttcacaaaatactcacccttacacctctcactcccagataagaatgaaaaacaagttgaagaagaagagcaaATGCATTTCTGGGGATGGTAACAAGGTTTCAGTTGATCAAGACATACTTTGGAATTTggctatcttttatttttacgttgTTCGCTTCCGCACTCGTTTGTTAAGTTGATtacgttgtaaagacaatgtatgttttatgaaaaagactggtttggttgtacactgtactacgaggcttgttgatttacgattgaataattgtaaaacaacgCCGGATGTCAACTCACCCCGGTATCGggacgtgacatttaagtggtatcagaaccctccaggttcataatccggctGGGAAATTGCCATAGGAAATTTGACAAAGTCAGTTTTTGGCAAGACCCTAGCGATTTCCTACCAATGAACAATATTCACTATTCTTATCGTGACATCTGAAAATCGCAAAATTCTATTGTTGAAGCATCCAAAAATCACGTTTTGCCGTTTTTGGTAATAATCGTGAATATCATAACTCCTTGTTCTAAGCCTTTCCATTTGTTTTATTTCAGGAAATGGCTCCCCGTACTTGTGCTGAAATACCCAAACGTATGCGTGAACTCGCCCTTAGCGACCACGAAATTGTAATGGCACAACTTAAAGCGCAACTTTACGAGGAACAACAAAAATATCACGATAAATTGTTAGCCAAAGATTTGGTATACGAAAACTTGAAGAAGGAAAAACAAGAACTAGAAGATATCAAAGATCATCTTCAGGCTGACGTGCAAAGGTTTGTTTATTATCTTAACTCAGAAGAAAAACAGCACGAAATGACCAAGAACAAACTAGAGGCTTCCCAAACAATAGCCCTTGAAATGGATGGATTACGCCAACGAATGTTAGAGGAATCCCAAGCACTACAGTCTCAGATTCAACAAATGTTGCTAATGGAAACACAACGCCGTCAGCAAAATGAGGCAACCATTCAAGAACTGCAGAATTCGGTGCAGAATTTGACTATGCAAAATGAACAATTACAGAATCATGTTCATCATCTTGAGGATGCCATCATTATGGAATTGGAGCTGGAAGTAGAACCGGTAGAAGAACATATGGAAGATGAAGTACTAGGAGATGGAGAGGTTTTAGATGATTGAGTATTTAGTGTCGTGACTATTTGTAATAAGGATTGATAATCCATTTCCTTTCTTTTACTTCTTATCATTGCACTTCTGAAAACTGTGATTTGTATTGCTTTTTCTTTTCATTGGAATCAATAAAAAGTTTATTTGATCTATTTCTTGATTGATTTCATATTTGAGATAATCTTCAATATTTTTGTACATAATTATTCAAAGCTCTTAGAAATTCTCATGCGTGTGGGAAATGGCAGAGAGACCCCATCGTAGCAACCGCAACCTGCGATATGCCAATCGCAACAATGATTGCAACAACAATAACAACGAAGATACACTACCACCAGCAAGAGTTGGCCTTAGCAGAGAAGATTTAATGGCCATAGCAACAATTGTGGCAACAACCCTCCAAGGAATGAGCCATTTAAATACCGACACTAAtcagccaccaccacctccaccaccgaaTGGAATCAAACACCATTATGAATCTCTTCGGAGGAATCGAGTCCCAACGTTTGACGGCAACCCTGACCCAGAAGTTGGTCAAGGCTGGCTCAAGAATATTGAGACACAACTCCAATTTCTTGAAGTGCCAAATGAACTAAAAGTGACTGTGGTGACACCATTCCTAGAAGAAAAGGCGGCCAAATGGTGGGAGACAATCTCAGCAAATTCGAATTGTTAAgatctatatatgtatatccttgtgttattgtgatcgatcggcccccacttgctgagtatttcacaaaatactcacccttacacctctcactcccagataagaatgaaaaacaagttgaagaagaagagcaaATGCATTTCTGGGGATGGTAACAAGGTTTCAGTTGATCAAGACATACTTTAGAATTTggctatcttttatttttacgttgTTCGCTTCCGCACTCGTTTGTTAAGTTGATtacgttgtaaagacaatgtatgttttatgaaaaagactggtttggttGTACACTGTACTAAGAGTCTTGTTGATTTACGAttgaataattgtaaaacaacgCCGGATGTCAACTCACCCCGGTATCGGGACGTGAcaaaagatcccagggagccgaatcatctggatcagcagcacagtggagtagacgatcagcagctgttcattcatttcagccagcaccatctcagtcacagcagaggccaggaggaagccagacagttggccagcctcctagacagcaggccagagtattttctttgaccgaggaacaggctcaggaagcgttagatgatgatgttgcaggtaactgatttgtttgattatcctgcatatgtattgagggataccggtgcttcacatacttttatttctgaaaaatttgcattgatgcatgcattatctgttgagtccctatttactgtagtatttgtttcttttcctttgggaaaagatcttgtatcagcgatttctgttagatcttgtatactacagtaggataagaatgagatcgagttagattgtgtggtagatgatattgtactggtgttctctgattttgggaactgcattactgatattgatatgctgatcaagtacagagctaccatagattagttccagaagatg
The Primulina eburnea isolate SZY01 chromosome 5, ASM2296580v1, whole genome shotgun sequence genome window above contains:
- the LOC140831835 gene encoding uncharacterized protein, coding for MFFEKDTAFEWTQECQNAFDKIIRHLTSAPIMQPPDWSLPFEIMCDASDYAVGAVLGQRRNGKPYVIYYAKFDIVIKDKKGTENVVADHLSRLVTGSSCEMTPINDNFPDEHLFSVTTTPWFANIVNFLVTGKMPPQWSSQDKRKFLNEVKNFYWDDPYLFKYCPDQIFRRCIPDNEVSSVIKFCHSEAFAVDYVSKWIEAIPCRTNDHKIVIKFLKENIFSRFGIPRAMISDGGTHFVNKPFASLMKKYGITHKVTTPYHPQTNGQVELANREIKQILEKTHVYPYGAVDIENPKNGNIGLMGSVSTSAHLGGSQVLGIIPIALAEGNITGVTIGEELKVSSMYERITQMIENSDAFIALPGGFGTLEEIFHTVISLSLCTLYY